In a genomic window of Occallatibacter riparius:
- a CDS encoding ABC transporter permease — MSWFPSFGFQRRKRELQEEIDAHLQMAIGDRMARGQSTAEAKTSALREFGSVPMIADVTREQWGWLRLELVVQDIRYALRQLRRTPGFTVTVLLTLALGIGANSAIFTLVNAILLRNLPVTDPKSLIRIGDRNDCCISDQWSDSGDYSLFATDTYYMFKKNLPEFEELAATASFYGGGPLTVRRAGPETVAKSMVGTFVSGNYFQMFGLSPAAGRLFMDADDQTGAPVTAVISYEAWQRDYAGDRSVAGSTFYINGKPVTIVGVAPKGFYGDRIDTNPPSFFFPMHAMDALIGASFFTDPNKQWAYIIGRVKPGTSLPALQANASALLKHQLATLQMFTDPRAQKVLPLAHVVLTPGGGGIQNMQNGYKDRLKLLQWIAVLVLLVACANIANLLLVRGMSRHAEFSLRSALGAQRTRLVRQLLQESIVLSCMGGLLGLAISYLGAHALLALAFPDQHNMPVAASPSPLVIGFAFALSLATGIFFGLAPALMAARTRPAGALRANSRTTAHGASFLQRGLVVMQAALSLVLLVAAGLFAQSLTKAEKVNMKLDTTNRYVVHFNPHGAGYKTTDVELLYQTIVDRFHAIPGVLKVGVSTYTPMEANDWNSGVKVQGDPDLHKTASWVKAAPEYFGAVGTHVVMGRGFTPQDTMNAPPVAVVNQEFVKQFFGNRNPIGHRFGFDDPLHPGTDGAHEIVGVVEDTTYTSVYWKNHAMYFLPLAQPAGLRTPGDPDQSVYAGAIVIETSHSIPGFEKVVGDTLASINPNLTILKFQTFRQQIDNRFTQERLISRLTSLFGLLALLLAAIGLDGVTAYTVVRRAPEIGVRMALGAARSRVIGMVMRGAMLQTVAGLAIGIPVAIFCVRYVKSQLYEITSVNVPVMAVAIGVLTFAAAIAGIIPARRAASIDPVRALRIE; from the coding sequence GTGAGTTGGTTTCCGAGCTTCGGTTTTCAGCGGCGCAAGCGCGAGTTGCAGGAAGAGATCGATGCGCACCTGCAGATGGCGATTGGCGATCGAATGGCAAGAGGTCAATCGACCGCTGAAGCGAAGACATCGGCGCTCCGCGAATTCGGGAGTGTTCCGATGATTGCCGATGTGACGCGGGAGCAATGGGGCTGGTTGCGGCTGGAGCTTGTAGTTCAGGATATCCGCTATGCACTCCGGCAGTTACGAAGGACGCCGGGGTTTACCGTTACCGTGCTGCTGACGCTTGCGCTTGGCATTGGCGCCAACTCGGCCATCTTTACGCTGGTCAACGCCATCCTGCTCCGAAATCTGCCCGTCACCGATCCGAAAAGCCTGATCCGGATCGGGGACCGAAACGATTGCTGCATCAGCGACCAGTGGAGTGACTCCGGGGATTATTCGCTCTTTGCCACCGACACGTATTACATGTTCAAGAAGAATTTGCCTGAATTCGAAGAACTGGCCGCAACGGCATCGTTCTACGGCGGGGGGCCCCTTACTGTTCGTCGCGCCGGGCCCGAAACGGTGGCGAAATCTATGGTGGGAACGTTCGTCTCCGGGAACTACTTCCAGATGTTCGGGCTTTCGCCTGCAGCCGGCAGATTGTTTATGGATGCCGATGACCAGACGGGAGCGCCTGTTACAGCGGTAATCAGCTACGAAGCGTGGCAGCGGGATTACGCAGGCGATCGTAGCGTGGCTGGAAGCACGTTTTATATCAATGGCAAGCCGGTCACGATTGTTGGTGTTGCGCCAAAGGGATTTTACGGAGATCGTATCGACACCAATCCGCCCAGCTTCTTTTTCCCAATGCATGCGATGGATGCACTGATTGGGGCATCGTTCTTCACCGATCCCAACAAACAGTGGGCCTACATCATCGGACGCGTCAAGCCGGGCACATCCCTGCCGGCGCTTCAGGCCAATGCGAGTGCGCTGCTCAAGCACCAGCTTGCTACGCTCCAGATGTTTACCGATCCGCGCGCCCAAAAGGTACTTCCTCTCGCGCATGTTGTCCTCACTCCCGGCGGCGGCGGAATTCAGAATATGCAGAACGGTTATAAGGATCGTCTTAAACTGCTGCAGTGGATCGCTGTGTTGGTTCTACTTGTTGCCTGTGCCAATATTGCGAACCTCCTACTGGTGCGTGGCATGAGCCGCCACGCGGAGTTCTCCCTTCGCTCGGCGCTTGGCGCACAACGCACCCGCCTCGTCCGTCAGCTTCTGCAGGAGAGTATTGTTCTCTCGTGTATGGGAGGCCTGCTGGGACTCGCCATCTCCTATTTGGGGGCGCATGCCCTCTTGGCGCTTGCTTTTCCGGATCAGCACAACATGCCGGTCGCGGCTTCCCCATCCCCTCTGGTCATCGGCTTCGCTTTTGCGCTTTCGCTGGCGACGGGAATCTTCTTTGGCCTGGCCCCGGCCCTGATGGCCGCGCGAACGCGACCCGCTGGTGCCCTGCGCGCCAACTCGCGCACAACTGCGCATGGAGCTTCGTTCCTCCAGCGGGGACTCGTTGTTATGCAGGCCGCGCTCTCCCTGGTGCTGCTCGTTGCTGCGGGCCTATTTGCACAGAGCCTCACCAAGGCAGAGAAAGTGAACATGAAACTGGATACAACGAACCGCTATGTTGTCCACTTCAATCCCCATGGAGCGGGCTACAAAACGACAGACGTTGAACTGCTTTACCAGACCATCGTTGACCGGTTCCATGCCATTCCCGGCGTTCTCAAAGTCGGCGTCTCGACCTACACGCCGATGGAAGCGAACGACTGGAACTCCGGAGTCAAGGTTCAGGGCGATCCGGATCTGCACAAAACCGCATCCTGGGTGAAGGCGGCACCGGAATACTTCGGTGCGGTTGGAACGCACGTCGTCATGGGCCGGGGGTTCACACCGCAGGACACGATGAACGCTCCTCCGGTCGCCGTCGTCAACCAGGAATTCGTGAAGCAGTTTTTCGGCAACCGAAATCCCATCGGGCATCGATTTGGATTTGACGATCCCCTGCACCCGGGAACGGATGGAGCGCATGAGATCGTTGGAGTGGTGGAAGACACCACCTACACAAGCGTCTATTGGAAGAACCACGCCATGTACTTCCTTCCTCTCGCGCAGCCTGCAGGCCTTCGCACGCCGGGCGACCCCGACCAATCTGTGTACGCGGGAGCTATTGTGATCGAGACGTCCCACTCTATTCCGGGGTTTGAGAAGGTCGTCGGTGACACCCTGGCGAGTATCAACCCAAATCTCACGATCCTTAAGTTCCAGACATTCCGGCAGCAGATTGACAATCGGTTCACGCAGGAGCGGTTGATATCGCGCCTCACCTCTCTTTTCGGTCTGCTGGCGCTTCTGCTCGCCGCGATTGGACTCGATGGGGTAACTGCCTATACAGTGGTCCGCCGCGCACCGGAGATCGGGGTCCGCATGGCACTGGGAGCGGCGCGGAGCCGGGTAATCGGAATGGTGATGCGCGGGGCCATGCTGCAGACTGTTGCTGGACTCGCGATTGGTATTCCGGTGGCGATCTTCTGCGTGCGCTACGTCAAATCGCAGCTTTATGAAATCACGAGTGTAAATGTGCCGGTGATGGCTGTCGCGATTGGAGTGCTGACGTTTGCGGCTGCCATTGCCGGTATCATCCCGGCACGGCGCGCGGCGTCAATCGACCCGGTGAGAGCCTTGCGCATTGAATGA
- a CDS encoding PadR family transcriptional regulator, whose protein sequence is MGGADQYKNRIELLQGTLDMLVLQTLQWGPQHGYGIVQALRLRSGEVLQVETGSLYPALHRLERQGWVQSEWKQSESKQRARYYRITAKGKRQLASDLGRWERIVEAIGSVMYVKPEESES, encoded by the coding sequence ATGGGCGGAGCAGACCAGTATAAGAACCGGATTGAGCTGCTGCAGGGAACACTCGACATGCTCGTTCTTCAGACCCTGCAATGGGGACCGCAGCATGGATATGGCATTGTCCAGGCCTTACGCTTGCGATCCGGTGAAGTGCTTCAGGTGGAGACCGGATCACTGTATCCTGCTCTCCATCGATTGGAGCGTCAGGGGTGGGTGCAGTCTGAGTGGAAGCAGTCAGAGAGCAAGCAAAGAGCCCGCTACTACCGCATCACGGCCAAAGGGAAAAGGCAGTTGGCCTCGGATCTGGGCCGATGGGAGCGGATTGTCGAAGCGATTGGTTCGGTGATGTACGTCAAGCCGGAGGAGAGTGAGTCGTGA
- a CDS encoding NHL domain-containing protein — MSISIKPKFPYLSALALALAFSASAQIVNTVAGGGSLNGKKATDVSLSWPPAIAIDASGNLFCVVASWQVYKVSPEGIVTLVAGNGGPGPSGDGGSAISAAMGPMVGFAVDRSGNLFIADRGVIGIRKVDAATGTISIFAGNGMVGYSGDGGPATSAQLGDMSGLAVDDRGNLYIADSSNNAIRKVDASTGIISTVAGNGTPGYSGDGAAATKAQLGTPWDVAVDSSGNLYIADSWNSVIRKVDASTGIISTVAGNGEGGYSGDGGPATRAQLSDPTGVAVDSTGNLYIADWANLRTRKVDAASGNISTIAGNGTTGDPIDGGPATSSASYARDVVVDTTGKLYIADAGHWRIRAVDLSSGILSTVAGNGYASYSGDGFAAVSAQIDQSYGVAVDGSGNLYIADTKNLVVRKVDAATGRVSTVAGNGKWGYSGDGGPARSAMLGRVLGLAVDTSGNIYIADPDNGAIRKVDATTGDIFTVPSNGIGGYYPRAVAVDKPGSLYIADSGNQKVRLIDASTGDMSTIAGTGNTGYSGDGGLATGAELNIPAGLALDRSGNLYIADSENGVIREVVLDPNDAANHGKITTVAGGASSQDPSNALGPALSKPIGVYVDYAGTIFISDNERARTFKVTGSSFSSPEKGTITVVAGTGQPGYSGDGGLATAAEFNKLYMITGDPQGNLVMADGGNNRIRTVSGTVAPTPELGLSPTALTFDTQLLNSSASSIKALTITNQGIKPLTLSSVAIAGPNSADFTQTNNCTTTAIAVGANCTVNVVFKATVAGREQATLTIGSNASTSPQTVSLAAAGITFAAPAPGQGGSTSATIAAGTTASYAMQISATGGAISTDQLTLALSCSGAPTDAACTVPGSVVATPGAPAAFTVKVTTTAHGTASLNSTFSEKGLQFALIPIALVLMGVAGRRRMCQGLSLLGLLAVFASLVACGEHSNNSNERATGTPSGSYNLTVKATSGTVSQSVSLTLIVQ, encoded by the coding sequence ATGTCAATTTCCATCAAACCTAAGTTTCCATACCTATCAGCTCTAGCGCTGGCATTGGCATTTTCGGCTTCCGCGCAAATTGTCAACACTGTTGCCGGCGGTGGCAGTTTGAACGGCAAAAAAGCAACCGATGTCTCCCTCAGTTGGCCGCCGGCCATCGCAATCGATGCCTCAGGTAACCTCTTCTGTGTTGTGGCTAGCTGGCAGGTGTATAAGGTCAGCCCCGAAGGCATTGTGACTCTTGTGGCGGGCAATGGCGGGCCTGGTCCTTCGGGTGACGGAGGTTCGGCTATCAGCGCTGCAATGGGTCCTATGGTCGGGTTTGCGGTCGATCGGTCTGGGAACCTGTTCATCGCGGATCGGGGGGTCATCGGAATTCGCAAGGTCGATGCAGCCACGGGGACGATCTCCATCTTCGCCGGCAACGGAATGGTGGGCTATTCCGGTGACGGAGGTCCCGCAACCAGCGCTCAGCTGGGCGATATGTCCGGCCTAGCTGTTGATGACCGTGGGAATCTGTACATCGCAGACTCCTCCAACAATGCAATCCGTAAAGTGGATGCTTCCACTGGCATCATTTCCACTGTCGCGGGCAATGGGACACCAGGGTATTCGGGCGATGGCGCCGCCGCAACGAAGGCTCAGCTGGGCACGCCGTGGGATGTAGCTGTCGATAGTTCCGGAAATCTGTACATCGCAGACTCCTGGAACTCCGTAATCCGCAAAGTGGATGCTTCCACTGGGATCATCTCCACTGTCGCGGGCAACGGGGAAGGGGGATACTCGGGTGATGGCGGTCCGGCGACCCGTGCACAGTTATCGGATCCAACCGGCGTTGCGGTGGATAGCACGGGCAATCTGTACATTGCGGACTGGGCAAACCTTAGAACACGCAAAGTCGATGCTGCTTCAGGAAACATTTCTACCATAGCCGGCAATGGCACGACGGGTGATCCGATCGATGGCGGCCCCGCCACGAGCTCCGCGTCTTACGCTCGGGATGTAGTGGTTGACACAACAGGTAAGCTCTACATCGCCGACGCCGGCCATTGGCGAATCCGCGCTGTCGATCTGTCTTCTGGCATCCTCTCCACGGTCGCAGGCAATGGCTATGCGAGTTACTCGGGCGATGGATTTGCCGCTGTGAGTGCTCAGATTGATCAGTCTTATGGCGTGGCGGTGGATGGTTCAGGAAACCTCTACATTGCCGACACCAAAAACCTGGTGGTCCGCAAAGTCGATGCCGCCACCGGGAGGGTCTCGACCGTTGCAGGCAACGGCAAGTGGGGCTATTCAGGAGATGGTGGCCCGGCGAGGAGTGCCATGCTGGGACGTGTGCTCGGCCTGGCGGTCGACACGTCAGGCAACATCTACATTGCTGATCCGGACAACGGGGCCATCCGCAAAGTCGACGCAACGACCGGCGACATCTTTACAGTCCCCAGCAACGGTATCGGGGGCTACTACCCACGAGCCGTTGCGGTAGATAAGCCCGGAAGCCTCTACATTGCGGATAGTGGTAATCAAAAGGTTCGCCTGATCGATGCCTCCACCGGCGATATGTCCACCATCGCGGGCACGGGCAACACCGGATACTCTGGCGATGGAGGTCTTGCCACAGGTGCCGAGTTGAATATACCTGCCGGCTTGGCCCTGGACAGGTCAGGAAATCTTTACATCGCGGATTCTGAGAACGGTGTCATCCGCGAAGTAGTGCTTGATCCCAACGACGCAGCCAATCACGGCAAGATCACGACGGTAGCGGGGGGAGCTTCAAGTCAAGATCCTTCAAATGCACTAGGTCCAGCGCTTTCCAAGCCGATCGGGGTCTATGTGGATTATGCCGGAACAATCTTCATTTCCGACAATGAACGCGCCAGGACGTTCAAGGTCACCGGCAGCAGTTTCTCATCTCCAGAGAAGGGCACAATTACTGTGGTGGCCGGAACCGGGCAGCCTGGCTACTCCGGGGATGGAGGGCTCGCCACCGCCGCCGAGTTCAACAAGTTGTACATGATCACTGGCGACCCACAGGGCAATCTGGTAATGGCTGACGGCGGAAACAATCGCATCCGCACCGTGAGCGGAACGGTCGCTCCGACTCCGGAACTGGGGCTCTCACCCACGGCGTTGACCTTTGATACTCAACTGCTGAACAGCAGCGCATCCTCCATCAAGGCTCTTACCATCACCAACCAAGGAATCAAACCGTTGACGCTGTCCTCGGTAGCGATTGCGGGGCCAAACAGCGCCGACTTCACGCAGACAAACAACTGCACAACGACAGCCATCGCAGTGGGAGCGAATTGCACGGTCAACGTGGTGTTCAAGGCCACGGTGGCGGGTCGCGAGCAAGCTACCCTGACGATCGGTAGCAATGCCTCCACAAGTCCCCAGACCGTGTCCCTCGCCGCAGCGGGCATCACGTTTGCTGCACCTGCACCGGGTCAAGGCGGATCAACTTCCGCGACCATCGCAGCAGGCACCACAGCGTCTTATGCCATGCAGATCTCGGCGACTGGAGGCGCAATCTCCACGGACCAACTGACATTAGCATTGAGCTGCTCAGGCGCCCCAACCGATGCTGCATGCACAGTTCCCGGTTCGGTTGTCGCCACTCCGGGAGCGCCGGCAGCATTCACAGTGAAAGTCACAACCACCGCGCATGGCACAGCGAGTCTGAACAGCACATTTTCAGAAAAGGGTCTGCAATTCGCGCTGATTCCGATCGCCTTGGTCTTGATGGGAGTGGCGGGAAGACGTCGGATGTGTCAGGGTCTATCTCTGCTCGGGTTGCTTGCGGTGTTCGCCTCCTTGGTAGCCTGCGGTGAGCATTCAAACAATTCAAACGAGAGAGCGACCGGAACTCCATCCGGGAGTTATAACCTGACGGTCAAAGCCACATCAGGCACCGTGTCGCAATCCGTCTCTTTGACGTTAATTGTGCAGTGA
- the xth gene encoding exodeoxyribonuclease III gives MKIASWNVNSVRARIEHLKRFLDRQSPDVLLMQELKAEVFPTETFQALGYNSVAVTQKAYNGVAILARTPIEVTCTTLPGDDQDSHARFLETRIAGLRIVNIYAPNGNPPASDKFLYKLAWMDRFYVELHHWLADGIPTLIGGDYNVIPEDIDCHKPASWARDALFQPEPRSRYRDWLALGYTDAFRSLHPGETGQFTYWDYFRLAFEHNRGIRIDHFLVSPSLAPRVRFCEIDRTPRSEQKPSDHTPILLELD, from the coding sequence TTGAAAATCGCCAGCTGGAACGTCAACTCCGTCCGCGCCCGCATCGAGCACCTCAAACGCTTCCTCGACCGCCAATCCCCTGACGTCCTGCTCATGCAGGAGCTCAAGGCAGAAGTCTTCCCCACCGAAACCTTCCAGGCCCTCGGCTACAATTCCGTCGCTGTTACCCAAAAGGCCTACAACGGCGTCGCCATTCTCGCCCGCACACCCATCGAGGTCACCTGCACCACGCTCCCTGGCGATGACCAGGACAGCCATGCCCGCTTCCTCGAAACCCGCATCGCCGGCCTGCGCATCGTCAACATCTACGCGCCCAACGGCAACCCGCCGGCTAGCGACAAGTTCCTCTACAAGCTCGCCTGGATGGACCGCTTCTACGTCGAGCTTCATCACTGGCTCGCCGACGGCATTCCAACGCTCATCGGCGGCGACTACAACGTCATCCCTGAAGACATCGACTGCCACAAGCCCGCATCCTGGGCCCGCGACGCCCTCTTCCAACCAGAGCCCCGCTCCCGCTATCGCGACTGGCTCGCCCTCGGCTACACCGACGCCTTCCGCTCGCTCCACCCCGGCGAAACCGGCCAGTTCACCTACTGGGACTACTTCCGCCTCGCGTTCGAGCACAACCGCGGCATCCGCATCGATCACTTCCTCGTCTCACCCTCGCTCGCCCCACGCGTCCGCTTCTGTGAGATCGACCGCACGCCCCGCTCCGAGCAGAAGCCGTCGGACCACACGCCCATCCTTCTCGAACTCGACTAA
- a CDS encoding sugar transferase — MALPILLATALAVRITSRGPVLFRQQRVGRHHRPFTIYKFRTMPVTRNNGDRPVLTTTANQAFTPIGPFLRRWKLDELPQLLNVLLGDMSLVGPRPKLPQLHAGQLTCRPGITGRATVVFAREECALSAIPAAHVGPYYRDVVAPLKQQLDENYMASATFTSDLDLILRSVARRFDDSEIRALLPALESTTTH, encoded by the coding sequence TTGGCTCTGCCCATCCTGCTCGCAACAGCCCTGGCGGTCCGCATCACCTCCCGCGGACCCGTCCTCTTTCGTCAGCAGCGAGTAGGCCGGCATCATCGCCCCTTCACCATTTACAAATTCCGCACCATGCCCGTCACGCGCAACAATGGCGACAGGCCCGTCCTCACCACCACGGCAAACCAGGCCTTCACGCCCATCGGCCCGTTTCTTCGCCGCTGGAAACTCGATGAGCTCCCCCAGCTCCTCAATGTGCTGCTCGGCGACATGAGCCTCGTCGGACCCCGTCCCAAGCTCCCCCAACTCCACGCCGGCCAACTCACCTGCCGGCCCGGCATCACCGGCCGCGCCACCGTCGTATTCGCTCGTGAGGAGTGCGCCCTTTCCGCCATTCCCGCTGCCCACGTAGGCCCCTACTATCGCGATGTCGTTGCTCCCCTCAAGCAGCAACTCGACGAGAACTACATGGCTTCCGCCACCTTCACGTCCGACCTCGACCTCATCCTTCGCAGCGTCGCTCGCCGCTTCGACGACTCCGAGATCCGCGCCCTGCTCCCTGCACTCGAATCAACCACCACTCACTAA
- a CDS encoding DUF7009 family protein yields MKLRIKGDSLRLRVGPAELQRLIETGRIEETVHFGLEEDARLTYALEVGGEEPIAVRHAGTRVVVILPVEMARAWARGEDVGVYGGVAVSSGRLEIAVEKDWACLDKSDGENADTFPNPNQGASC; encoded by the coding sequence ATGAAACTGCGCATCAAGGGCGATTCGTTGAGGCTGCGGGTGGGGCCGGCAGAACTGCAGCGGCTGATAGAGACCGGGAGGATCGAGGAGACGGTTCACTTCGGGCTTGAAGAGGATGCGCGACTGACGTATGCGCTTGAGGTCGGCGGTGAGGAGCCGATCGCGGTGCGCCATGCAGGGACACGGGTTGTGGTGATTCTGCCTGTAGAGATGGCGCGGGCGTGGGCGCGGGGCGAAGATGTTGGCGTGTATGGCGGCGTGGCGGTGTCGAGCGGGAGATTAGAGATTGCGGTGGAAAAGGATTGGGCGTGCCTGGACAAGAGCGATGGGGAGAATGCGGACACGTTTCCGAATCCCAACCAGGGGGCAAGCTGCTGA
- a CDS encoding serine hydrolase domain-containing protein, with protein MLPLRTVFAVILTLPLSTAAHAQTDPLQQKFDSLLTQHGIIGGSLSLVHPNGQPTEYFHGAARTETQQPIDAATAYNWASITKTFTAIAILQLRDRGLLSLDDPAVRYVPELRQVHDAYGSIDDITIRHLLTHTAGFRNPTWPWDCDDSANCDWQPFEPTKWSQVAAMLPYTHVAFKPGTRWSYSNPGYVFLGQIIERLSGDDFEVYITKNILMPLGMTRSYFDRAPYFLEPNVSASYLRAGTKLTPQPFNFDTGITTSNSGLKAPIPDMEKYARFLLGDPGNKLYDIVLKRSSLEEAWTAVIPAVQAGEAPTAYTSGPHNSQPQMGLGFFTLAIDNHRFIYHDGDQGGFSSELLLDPARRCASILIVNTTDTGVPTDANHAVSNTEPDPNIDLRITLRNELIDHVFPTCTAGKD; from the coding sequence ATGCTCCCGCTCCGAACGGTCTTCGCCGTCATCCTCACTCTTCCGCTCTCTACCGCGGCCCATGCCCAGACCGACCCCCTCCAGCAGAAATTCGACTCCCTCCTGACCCAGCACGGCATCATCGGCGGCTCTCTCTCCCTTGTCCACCCCAACGGCCAGCCCACCGAATACTTCCACGGCGCCGCACGGACCGAAACGCAGCAGCCCATCGACGCCGCCACTGCCTACAATTGGGCCTCCATCACCAAGACTTTCACCGCCATCGCCATCCTCCAGCTTCGCGACCGCGGCCTGCTGTCTCTCGACGATCCCGCTGTCCGCTACGTCCCTGAGCTCCGCCAGGTCCATGACGCCTACGGCTCCATCGACGACATCACCATCCGCCATCTGCTCACCCACACCGCCGGCTTCCGCAATCCCACCTGGCCCTGGGACTGCGACGACTCCGCCAACTGCGACTGGCAGCCCTTCGAGCCCACAAAGTGGTCACAGGTCGCCGCCATGCTCCCCTACACCCACGTCGCGTTCAAGCCCGGCACCCGCTGGAGCTACTCCAACCCCGGCTACGTCTTCCTCGGCCAGATCATCGAGCGTCTCTCCGGCGACGACTTCGAGGTGTACATCACCAAGAACATCCTCATGCCCCTCGGAATGACCCGGAGCTACTTCGATCGCGCGCCATACTTCCTCGAGCCCAACGTCTCCGCCAGCTATCTTCGCGCGGGGACGAAACTCACGCCCCAGCCCTTCAACTTCGACACCGGCATCACCACCTCCAACAGCGGCCTCAAAGCCCCCATCCCTGACATGGAAAAGTACGCCCGCTTCCTCCTCGGCGACCCCGGCAACAAGCTCTACGACATCGTACTCAAGCGCAGTTCGCTTGAAGAAGCTTGGACCGCCGTCATCCCCGCCGTTCAAGCCGGAGAAGCCCCCACCGCCTACACCTCCGGACCGCACAACTCGCAGCCGCAAATGGGCCTCGGCTTCTTCACGCTCGCCATCGACAACCACCGTTTCATCTACCACGACGGCGACCAGGGCGGCTTCTCCTCAGAGCTTCTACTGGACCCCGCGCGCCGTTGCGCCTCCATCCTCATCGTCAACACCACAGACACCGGCGTCCCCACCGATGCCAATCACGCCGTCTCCAACACCGAGCCCGATCCCAACATTGACCTTCGCATCACCCTCCGCAACGAACTCATCGACCACGTATTCCCCACTTGCACGGCAGGCAAGGATTAG
- a CDS encoding glycoside hydrolase family 127 protein, translating to MNRRQLLASAAVLPFTTHSFTLRAANPGGVDQLTGRPLYDRYQLTLDRVLRGAQPSYTAEFLLEDLHGTPGRRFTNFSGDLSGRWIGSLATSSAQFGERFPVLDKFVAQAVALQHREGYFGKSFNAANPGDDDMALLWGNGRLLVGLLEYHALNHDPQVLAAARNLGNFLLRIAPQFNSQQMADEFNAAHFASSYICWTQQTEGLAALFVATGDTRYRDLCADIAARIERRPGDHVHGYLCSVRGVLDLYLATKDEKFLNRAIAAWNDVAQSGDLLITGGVPEAWSPKKKRTEGCAECDWLRLNLALHAATGEAKYLDAAEDALFNEFAMNQFSTGDFGHAVLDDFGAPESVQVRAWWCCTLHGLRAFPDVAHHTFRIRDNEVFFDLPLDGSLDTGSISLTSQSSLATDRRIRIKVLHASAPHALNIRKPAWSDSVKVIRNGRPHENSRVENLRAGDQIEASYDMSLRLTSADKVLSTRGRTAFHYGPWLLGASTAMQPEYFNELYPSNVLIAGSATRNSTPATERFTIPLAATTVDAIPAEFPGQKLKLDLRAVAEQTGHEPARWATSFLVRTS from the coding sequence ATGAATCGCCGCCAGCTCCTTGCCAGCGCAGCCGTACTGCCGTTCACAACTCACAGCTTTACCTTGCGCGCGGCAAACCCTGGCGGCGTCGACCAACTCACCGGCCGCCCCCTCTATGACCGGTATCAACTCACGCTCGATCGAGTCCTGCGCGGCGCGCAACCCTCGTACACGGCGGAGTTCCTGCTCGAGGACCTTCACGGCACGCCCGGCCGTCGCTTCACCAATTTCAGCGGTGACCTCTCCGGCCGCTGGATCGGTTCACTGGCCACCTCAAGCGCACAATTCGGGGAGCGCTTCCCCGTTCTCGATAAGTTTGTCGCGCAGGCAGTGGCGCTCCAGCATCGTGAAGGCTACTTCGGCAAGTCGTTCAATGCTGCAAATCCTGGTGACGACGACATGGCGCTCCTCTGGGGCAACGGCCGTCTCCTCGTCGGATTGCTCGAATACCACGCGCTTAATCATGATCCGCAAGTCTTGGCTGCTGCACGCAATCTCGGCAACTTCCTTCTCCGCATCGCGCCGCAGTTCAACTCGCAGCAGATGGCAGACGAGTTCAATGCTGCGCACTTCGCATCGTCTTACATCTGCTGGACACAACAGACAGAAGGACTCGCAGCCCTCTTCGTGGCCACCGGCGATACTCGCTATCGCGATCTCTGCGCCGATATCGCCGCTCGCATTGAACGTCGCCCAGGCGATCACGTCCACGGATACCTGTGCAGCGTGCGTGGCGTCCTCGATCTCTACTTGGCTACCAAGGACGAGAAATTCCTTAATCGCGCCATCGCCGCGTGGAATGATGTCGCCCAATCCGGCGATCTCCTCATCACTGGCGGAGTTCCCGAGGCGTGGTCGCCGAAGAAGAAGCGCACCGAAGGATGTGCTGAGTGCGATTGGCTCCGCCTCAACCTCGCGCTCCACGCCGCCACGGGAGAGGCCAAATACCTCGACGCCGCGGAAGACGCCCTCTTTAATGAGTTCGCAATGAACCAGTTTTCCACGGGCGACTTCGGCCATGCCGTGCTCGATGATTTCGGCGCCCCTGAGTCCGTCCAGGTGCGCGCCTGGTGGTGCTGCACGCTGCACGGGCTGCGCGCCTTTCCGGATGTCGCTCATCACACGTTTCGCATCCGCGACAATGAAGTCTTCTTTGATCTCCCTTTGGACGGATCTCTCGACACCGGTTCCATCAGCCTGACGTCACAGTCATCGCTCGCGACAGATCGGCGCATCCGTATCAAGGTGCTCCACGCCTCCGCCCCGCACGCGCTCAACATCCGCAAGCCCGCATGGAGCGATTCCGTGAAGGTAATTCGAAACGGACGGCCTCATGAGAACTCCCGCGTTGAAAACCTCCGCGCCGGAGACCAGATTGAAGCCTCATATGACATGTCGCTTCGCCTTACCAGCGCGGATAAGGTCCTCTCCACGCGTGGCCGAACTGCTTTCCATTACGGCCCATGGCTCCTCGGCGCATCGACAGCGATGCAGCCCGAGTACTTCAACGAGCTTTATCCATCGAATGTCCTGATCGCGGGCTCCGCTACGCGCAACTCCACGCCGGCAACGGAGCGGTTCACCATCCCCCTCGCCGCGACCACGGTCGATGCGATTCCTGCGGAGTTCCCCGGCCAAAAGTTGAAACTTGATTTGCGCGCCGTCGCAGAGCAAACGGGGCACGAACCCGCGCGATGGGCCACATCTTTCCTGGTGCGTACTTCCTGA